A genomic window from Slackia heliotrinireducens DSM 20476 includes:
- a CDS encoding FeoA family protein — protein sequence MSGLPAVPLSVLKPGEKGVIVKIRNIGDEDMQHHLENLGFVEGAEVEIASENGGNQIVVIKGAQVALDNGVCRKITVQQ from the coding sequence ATGAGCGGTTTGCCTGCCGTCCCACTGTCGGTTCTTAAGCCAGGTGAGAAGGGCGTCATCGTCAAGATTCGCAACATCGGCGACGAAGACATGCAGCACCATTTGGAAAACCTGGGATTCGTAGAAGGCGCCGAGGTCGAAATCGCCTCTGAGAACGGCGGCAACCAGATTGTTGTCATCAAGGGTGCACAGGTCGCTTTGGACAACGGGGTCTGCCGCAAGATTACGGTGCAGCAATAG
- a CDS encoding FeoA family protein produces MAEQETITLRDIPVGGSAKVLKIVGSGVVRRHIMDMGITKGIEVYVRKVAPLGDPVELTVRGYELSLRKSEAENVIVEPLQ; encoded by the coding sequence ATGGCTGAGCAGGAGACCATTACTTTGCGTGACATTCCCGTAGGGGGAAGCGCAAAGGTCCTCAAGATTGTCGGCAGCGGTGTTGTCCGCCGCCACATCATGGACATGGGCATCACCAAGGGCATCGAAGTGTATGTCCGCAAGGTTGCGCCTTTGGGCGACCCGGTGGAGCTCACCGTCCGCGGCTACGAGCTGTCGCTGCGTAAGAGCGAGGCTGAGAATGTCATCGTCGAGCCGCTGCAGTAA